One window of Trifolium pratense cultivar HEN17-A07 linkage group LG5, ARS_RC_1.1, whole genome shotgun sequence genomic DNA carries:
- the LOC123885322 gene encoding 40S ribosomal protein S15-4-like, whose protein sequence is MVMEVVEVDAAAAGIPKKRTFKKFSYRGVDLDALLDMSAADVVKLFTARPRRRFQRGLTRLPMSLIKRLRKAKREAPPGEKPEPVRTHLRNMIIVPEMIGSIVGVYNGKTFNQVEIKPEMIGHYLAEFSISYKPVKHGRPGIGATHSSRFIPLK, encoded by the exons ATGGtgatg GAAGTCGTTGAGGTCGATGCTGCAGCCGCCGGAATCCCAAAGAAGAGAACTTTTAAGAAGTTCAGTTACAGAGGTGTTGATTTGGATGCTCTCCTTGACATGTCCGCTGCTGATGTCGTCAAGCTCTTCACCGCTCGTCCTCGTAGAAGGTTCCAAAGAGGTCTCACCAGATTGCCCATGTCTTTAATCAAACGGCTTCGCAAAGCG AAAAGGGAGGCACCACCTGGTGAGAAGCCAGAACCTGTTAGGACCCATCTTCGCAACATGATTATTGTTCCTGAGATGATTGGGAGCATAGTTGGAGTGTACAATGGGAAGACATTTAACCAGGTTGAAATCAAACCTGAGATGATTGGGCATTACCTTGCTGAGTTCTCAATTTCATACAAGCCAGTTAAGCATGGTAGACCCGGTATTGGTGCTACTCACTCCTCCAGGTTCATTCCTCTCAAGTGA